One window of Chitinophagaceae bacterium genomic DNA carries:
- a CDS encoding ATP-binding protein, with the protein MKAHITTICSTATQSEVRDLLKKFISDLPIDESQQNQIVLAVDEALANAIIHGNHQDPRQNVQIDILYLKDKIRIEMINCGYFDIHEDDKKEKALSDIIVEKQKGGLGLKLIYSIMDVVSFYIKDNKTRCVMTKLIPRQKDESKA; encoded by the coding sequence ATGAAAGCACACATAACTACAATCTGCTCAACAGCAACTCAATCAGAGGTCAGGGATTTGTTAAAGAAATTCATTTCAGACCTGCCCATAGATGAATCTCAGCAAAATCAAATTGTTTTGGCTGTAGATGAAGCTTTGGCAAATGCAATTATTCACGGAAACCATCAGGACCCCCGTCAAAATGTTCAAATCGATATTTTATACCTGAAAGATAAAATAAGAATCGAAATGATAAATTGTGGTTATTTTGATATTCATGAGGATGATAAAAAAGAAAAAGCCCTTTCAGATATAATTGTTGAAAAACAAAAAGGCGGTTTGGGCTTGAAATTGATCTACTCTATCATGGATGTTGTCAGCTTCTACATTAAAGATAATAAAACCCGCTGCGTGATGACAAAATTGATACCCCGCCAAAAGGATGAAAGTAAAGCCTGA
- a CDS encoding anti-sigma factor antagonist, with protein MELVLEEDGNIFFINIIGSLDASSSIDLDNLFVKCLDEKKCRIIVNCEKLEYISSAGLGVFISHFEDIKEKGGFIVFCNLNNSVQSVFEILGLDQVFRISPDIPVAKSYIKENF; from the coding sequence ATGGAACTTGTTTTAGAAGAAGATGGAAATATTTTTTTTATCAATATTATTGGAAGTCTTGACGCCTCCTCATCCATTGACTTAGATAATTTATTTGTGAAGTGTCTGGATGAGAAAAAGTGCCGTATTATAGTGAATTGCGAAAAGCTCGAATATATTTCTTCAGCCGGCTTAGGAGTGTTTATTTCTCATTTTGAAGACATCAAAGAAAAGGGTGGCTTTATCGTTTTTTGTAATTTGAATAATTCCGTTCAAAGTGTGTTTGAGATTTTGGGATTGGATCAGGTATTTAGAATAAGCCCTGACATTCCTGTTGCTAAAAGTTATATAAAAGAAAACTTTTAA
- a CDS encoding serine/threonine-protein phosphatase yields MLLYGNEIVSFFDLGRNGHSFLEAIANMFFFAGVLLTGNYYFRKIHFFNLEALLQNILVWGLILMLLFQLPPTLENFPFYQEMNTDYISVFLTFSMVIYLVYVLSMFGTLALINHEEKRIYWRLFLSLILLSVFLAFIPFSLPFPVYLTYYVLIVCSSIYFSFHYKWLNYLDYDAMKMVFLLFIPLNIVNAGILYFYIVGSDLVVLESAFHPNFFIYGTATFGCLYGIFSFLAVLFYFPIQKSERKKAKDIDNLFAIQERVLKKEETYDLFGFLFNSSFEACKAKAGWIRYLRHNDTKMITRNVNLAVIEKLSAFIEGYHKKKQTDSWVIFDLQQQSAIRKEKIPYTSMIYCKLENEGKMIMEIVLVSEEKTRFDQYSFQMMNTYFNQAKLAYENAELLNERLKGEVLQNELKIAQEIQISLIPEKPPEYKYIDFHAVVKQANEVGGDFYDYHINSKNELYIIIGDVTGKGLPAAIHMAEAKGIIQSLLQFDLPMEEFMLHLNRGIGICFQKNMFLTLSIIKINPSKKKFQYIRAGHCPALYYENISEVNRFLDEKGLGAGIIRNDDYKNYFKVYEQHYSAGDVILLFTDGFAETNNPANGEEFGYERIEKSFLNSDKSEAKKITTKLDQNLENFAQENYLKDDLLVIAIKFKE; encoded by the coding sequence ATGTTACTGTATGGGAATGAAATAGTTTCATTTTTTGATTTGGGAAGAAACGGACACAGTTTTTTGGAGGCCATAGCTAATATGTTCTTTTTTGCCGGTGTTTTGCTGACCGGAAATTACTATTTCAGAAAAATACACTTTTTTAATTTAGAAGCTCTTTTACAGAATATACTTGTTTGGGGCCTAATATTGATGCTTCTGTTTCAGTTGCCGCCAACACTGGAAAACTTTCCTTTCTATCAGGAAATGAATACAGACTATATCAGTGTTTTTCTAACCTTTTCGATGGTGATTTATCTGGTGTATGTTCTCTCTATGTTTGGTACGCTCGCTTTAATTAATCATGAGGAGAAAAGAATTTACTGGAGACTTTTTTTAAGCTTGATTTTGCTGTCTGTTTTTCTGGCTTTTATTCCATTTAGCCTTCCTTTTCCGGTTTATTTAACTTACTATGTTTTAATCGTTTGCTCTTCTATATACTTTAGCTTTCATTATAAATGGCTGAACTATCTGGATTATGATGCCATGAAAATGGTTTTTTTACTTTTTATACCATTAAATATAGTAAATGCAGGTATTCTTTATTTTTATATTGTTGGTAGTGATTTAGTTGTGCTTGAAAGCGCTTTTCACCCTAATTTTTTCATATACGGAACTGCTACTTTTGGTTGTCTTTATGGGATTTTTTCATTTTTGGCAGTGCTTTTTTATTTTCCAATTCAAAAAAGTGAACGTAAGAAAGCAAAGGATATAGATAATTTGTTTGCAATTCAGGAGCGGGTATTGAAAAAGGAAGAAACCTATGATTTGTTTGGGTTTTTATTCAATTCATCTTTTGAAGCTTGTAAGGCAAAGGCAGGTTGGATTAGATATCTTCGACATAATGATACGAAAATGATAACCCGTAATGTAAACCTTGCAGTAATAGAAAAGTTAAGTGCTTTTATTGAAGGTTATCATAAAAAAAAGCAAACAGATTCTTGGGTGATATTTGATTTACAACAACAGTCAGCCATTCGTAAAGAAAAAATTCCCTACACTTCAATGATATATTGCAAGCTTGAAAATGAGGGGAAAATGATTATGGAAATTGTATTGGTAAGTGAAGAGAAAACCAGATTTGATCAGTATAGTTTTCAAATGATGAATACCTATTTTAATCAGGCAAAGTTAGCTTATGAAAATGCAGAACTACTGAATGAACGATTAAAAGGGGAAGTTTTGCAAAATGAATTAAAAATCGCACAGGAAATTCAGATTTCACTTATACCTGAAAAGCCACCGGAATATAAATATATAGACTTTCATGCTGTAGTAAAACAGGCCAATGAGGTAGGTGGAGATTTTTATGATTACCATATAAACAGTAAAAATGAGCTGTATATAATCATAGGAGATGTGACCGGCAAAGGGCTTCCGGCTGCCATACATATGGCTGAAGCAAAAGGAATAATTCAGTCACTGCTTCAGTTTGATTTGCCAATGGAAGAGTTTATGCTGCATTTAAACAGAGGAATCGGAATATGTTTTCAAAAAAATATGTTTTTGACCTTAAGTATAATTAAAATAAACCCTTCAAAAAAGAAATTTCAATACATACGGGCAGGGCATTGTCCGGCATTATATTATGAAAATATTTCTGAGGTGAACCGTTTTTTAGATGAAAAGGGTTTGGGAGCAGGAATTATTCGAAATGATGACTATAAAAACTATTTTAAAGTTTACGAACAGCATTATTCTGCCGGTGATGTGATTTTACTGTTTACGGATGGTTTTGCGGAAACCAATAATCCGGCTAATGGAGAGGAGTTTGGCTATGAAAGAATTGAAAAATCTTTTTTAAATTCAGACAAAAGTGAAGCAAAAAAGATAACAACAAAGCTTGATCAGAATCTTGAAAATTTTGCTCAGGAAAATTATCTGAAGGATGACTTATTGGTCATTGCTATTAAATTTAAAGAATAA
- a CDS encoding glycosyltransferase, with the protein MIKLSVIIVNYNVKYFLEQLLHSLERACNDISSEIFVVDNASSDESVKMLKSKFPDVICIENKENLGFSKANNQAIRLAKGEYVLLLNPDTVVSEDTFKKSIAFMDDHPDAGCLGVKMLDGKGRYLPESKRGLPTPWVSFCKLSGLTTLFPKSKLFAKYYLGHLDENKNHEIEVLAGAYMFMRKTALDKTGLLDEDFFMYGEDIDLSYRFLKAGFKNFYLAETSIIHYKGESTKRGSLNYVKVFYQAMDIYAKKHFTVAGARFYHAIIRIAIYFKAFFELSKRIAGGIFLPLFDALLIFFGMFFLIDFWSKNVKEAEAYYPNLYLEAIIPAYILVWVLSIFFSGGYDKPLKIYKLVRGGIIGTIIISSIYAFLDESLRYSRALIILGGVWTIAVTVFSRIFFKIISHKRLKIDFNNQKKILIAGNLNEGKRVLSLLSQFGVEKNFSGFVVPDENLKNGDNEQIVGSYSQLESISGLLNIEEIIFCSADMPYNHIISWMESMGQEVDFKIVSPGNQSIVGSNSKNAAGDLYAVDINLSITQPSQKRNKRLMDTFLALFLLVFSPIVLLFLKEKSALWKNLFLIIGGKLSFVGYIKETDSTTSNLPNIKSGVLSPADTYQALNLDKVNIKRLNLLYARDYKVYNDIEIIRKGFSKIGRKTA; encoded by the coding sequence ATGATAAAGCTTTCCGTAATTATTGTTAACTACAATGTTAAATACTTCCTGGAGCAGTTGCTGCACTCTTTGGAGCGGGCTTGTAATGATATTAGTAGTGAAATATTTGTAGTTGACAATGCCTCTTCTGATGAATCGGTTAAAATGCTGAAATCAAAATTTCCGGATGTTATTTGTATTGAAAATAAAGAAAATCTTGGGTTTTCAAAAGCGAATAATCAGGCGATTCGACTGGCAAAAGGAGAATATGTATTGCTTTTAAATCCTGATACGGTTGTGTCTGAAGATACCTTCAAAAAAAGCATCGCTTTCATGGATGACCATCCGGATGCCGGTTGTCTGGGAGTCAAAATGTTGGACGGAAAAGGACGTTACCTGCCGGAATCAAAAAGAGGTTTACCCACTCCATGGGTTTCTTTTTGTAAGCTCTCCGGATTGACGACCCTCTTTCCCAAAAGTAAACTTTTTGCAAAATATTATCTGGGACATCTGGATGAAAATAAAAACCATGAAATTGAAGTCCTTGCCGGAGCTTATATGTTTATGAGAAAAACAGCCTTAGACAAAACAGGCCTGCTGGACGAAGATTTTTTTATGTACGGAGAAGATATTGACTTATCTTATCGCTTTTTGAAAGCAGGCTTTAAAAACTTCTATTTGGCTGAAACTTCGATTATTCATTATAAAGGAGAAAGCACTAAGAGGGGCAGCCTCAACTATGTAAAAGTCTTTTACCAGGCGATGGATATTTATGCAAAAAAACATTTTACCGTTGCCGGAGCCCGTTTCTATCATGCTATTATACGCATTGCCATCTATTTTAAAGCTTTTTTTGAATTATCTAAAAGGATAGCCGGAGGCATTTTTCTCCCTCTTTTTGATGCCCTTCTCATATTTTTCGGAATGTTTTTTCTGATAGACTTTTGGTCTAAAAACGTTAAAGAAGCAGAAGCATACTATCCAAACCTTTATCTGGAAGCTATAATACCGGCTTATATTTTAGTTTGGGTATTATCAATATTCTTTTCCGGGGGATATGACAAACCTTTAAAAATATACAAACTCGTCAGAGGAGGAATTATCGGCACCATTATTATTTCAAGCATTTATGCCTTTTTAGACGAATCGCTTCGCTACTCCAGAGCTCTGATAATTTTAGGCGGCGTATGGACAATTGCGGTTACCGTTTTTTCCCGTATATTTTTTAAAATCATTAGCCATAAGCGCCTGAAAATTGATTTCAATAATCAGAAAAAAATACTGATAGCCGGAAATTTAAATGAAGGGAAAAGAGTCCTTTCTTTACTTAGTCAGTTTGGTGTGGAAAAGAATTTTTCCGGTTTTGTAGTACCGGATGAAAACTTAAAAAATGGTGATAATGAGCAAATTGTCGGCTCCTATTCTCAATTAGAAAGCATCAGCGGACTTTTAAATATTGAGGAAATTATCTTTTGTTCTGCCGATATGCCTTATAACCACATAATTTCCTGGATGGAAAGCATGGGTCAGGAAGTTGACTTTAAAATCGTAAGCCCCGGAAATCAGAGTATCGTTGGCAGCAATTCAAAAAATGCCGCCGGAGACCTTTACGCTGTAGATATTAATCTTTCAATTACCCAACCCTCTCAAAAGAGAAACAAACGATTGATGGACACTTTTCTGGCCTTGTTTTTATTGGTTTTTTCACCGATAGTTCTGTTATTCCTTAAAGAAAAGTCAGCTCTTTGGAAAAATCTATTTTTAATCATCGGCGGTAAACTTTCTTTTGTAGGATATATAAAAGAAACAGATTCTACGACAAGCAATTTACCCAATATTAAGTCCGGCGTGTTATCTCCTGCTGATACTTATCAGGCGCTCAATTTAGATAAGGTCAATATTAAAAGACTCAATCTGCTATATGCAAGAGATTATAAAGTTTATAATGATATAGAAATTATTAGAAAAGGATTTTCAAAAATAGGAAGGAAAACAGCTTAG
- a CDS encoding HAD family phosphatase has product MIKNIIFDYGEVIVNVDPDKTIKALEALADKETLTQGVSLNQTFFHEFERGQITAADFRSNLKALLNCKSTDEELDDAWNAMLEDLPEENLQMLTDVKTKYRSFLLSNTNELHLASLEKYLLKTYNFPDLAGFLEKEYYSHLIGMRKPDMEIFNFVLTENKLSAAETLFLDDNPANIEAAKKLGIHTEQVSKSRPAILILKEMNLIS; this is encoded by the coding sequence ATGATAAAAAATATAATATTTGACTATGGTGAAGTCATAGTAAATGTAGACCCCGATAAAACAATCAAAGCACTTGAAGCCTTAGCTGATAAAGAGACCCTCACTCAGGGAGTTAGCTTAAACCAAACCTTTTTTCATGAATTTGAAAGAGGGCAGATTACAGCAGCAGATTTTCGAAGTAACTTAAAAGCCTTATTAAACTGCAAATCTACAGACGAGGAGTTAGATGATGCCTGGAATGCCATGCTGGAAGATTTGCCCGAAGAAAACCTTCAAATGCTCACTGATGTTAAAACAAAATACAGAAGCTTTCTTTTAAGCAATACCAATGAATTGCACCTGGCTTCTTTGGAAAAGTATTTACTAAAAACGTATAACTTCCCTGACTTAGCCGGTTTTTTAGAAAAAGAATATTACTCTCATTTAATTGGAATGAGAAAGCCTGATATGGAAATTTTTAACTTTGTGCTTACTGAAAATAAACTATCCGCTGCCGAAACTCTTTTTTTGGATGATAACCCTGCCAATATTGAGGCTGCTAAAAAGCTTGGTATACATACCGAACAGGTAAGCAAAAGCAGGCCTGCCATTTTAATATTGAAAGAAATGAATTTAATTTCTTAG
- a CDS encoding geranylgeranylglyceryl/heptaprenylglyceryl phosphate synthase, whose amino-acid sequence MNKTVMKENFKLKNFISKNTQKPLLAMLIDPDKASQKHLKQLAGKIHDFTPDIFLVGGSVMEQSLFDETVEDLKSLFPQIPLILFPGSHYQVSSKADGILMLSLVSGRNSDYLIGQQVLAAPKIKASGMEVLPTAYMLIDGGSLSSANYITQSLPIPADKPGIAAVTALAAKQMGMQFIYLDAGSGAQNSVSPQMVEAVKKETDLPVFVGGGIRNIHQMKSLVSSGADVIVIGTLFEEKLDEIKSMKEYIQNLIISGSLKSKI is encoded by the coding sequence ATGAACAAAACTGTTATGAAAGAAAATTTCAAGCTGAAAAATTTTATAAGCAAAAACACACAGAAGCCATTATTGGCTATGCTCATAGACCCTGATAAAGCCTCGCAAAAACACCTCAAACAACTTGCAGGAAAAATACATGATTTTACTCCTGATATTTTTTTAGTTGGTGGCAGTGTGATGGAGCAATCTCTGTTTGACGAGACAGTTGAAGACTTAAAAAGCTTGTTTCCCCAAATACCCTTGATTTTATTTCCCGGAAGCCACTATCAGGTTTCTTCAAAAGCTGATGGAATATTAATGCTATCCTTAGTCTCCGGCAGAAATTCTGACTATCTAATCGGTCAACAGGTCTTGGCTGCTCCAAAAATTAAAGCCTCCGGCATGGAAGTTTTGCCAACAGCTTATATGCTGATTGACGGTGGCTCCTTAAGCTCTGCAAATTATATTACCCAAAGTTTGCCCATTCCTGCTGACAAACCCGGAATTGCTGCGGTAACAGCTTTAGCTGCCAAGCAGATGGGAATGCAATTTATTTATTTGGATGCCGGCAGCGGAGCACAAAATTCAGTAAGCCCTCAAATGGTAGAAGCTGTAAAAAAAGAAACTGATTTACCGGTTTTTGTAGGTGGGGGAATCAGAAACATTCATCAAATGAAATCTTTAGTTTCTTCCGGCGCAGATGTTATTGTTATTGGAACTTTGTTTGAAGAAAAGCTTGATGAAATAAAATCAATGAAAGAATATATACAGAATTTAATCATTTCCGGAAGCCTAAAATCTAAGATTTGA
- the rsgA gene encoding ribosome small subunit-dependent GTPase A produces the protein MKALVIRSTGSWYTVISHDNQKIECRLKGKLRLKGYHSTNPVVVGDMVTLEKSESADYVIKEVYDRKNQMVRLSPRHKHMKHVIAANIDMAILLVTISKPRTSTGFIDRYLVVAEEFSVPVTIVFNKIDLLKEKEHKKLDEIIERYSNCGYPCLKTSAAKNTGIDEVKKIIKGKICLISGYSGVGKSTIINAIYPELNIKTAEISKQTGKGKHTTTYAEMHQMPFGGYLIDTPGTKEFALPEIDPRTLSHHFPEMVPYLQYCKFNNCNHVNEPDCAVKDAVSDGQIDFNRYESYLSMLSELQLKNLY, from the coding sequence TTGAAAGCTTTAGTTATACGATCTACAGGCAGCTGGTACACAGTTATTAGTCATGACAACCAAAAAATTGAATGTAGACTGAAAGGAAAACTGAGATTAAAAGGCTACCATTCTACAAATCCGGTTGTAGTAGGGGATATGGTAACTCTTGAAAAAAGCGAATCGGCAGATTATGTAATTAAAGAGGTTTACGACAGGAAAAATCAAATGGTCCGTTTGTCACCGCGTCATAAACATATGAAACATGTCATTGCTGCTAATATTGACATGGCTATTCTACTCGTAACTATCAGCAAGCCAAGAACATCAACCGGTTTTATTGACAGATATCTCGTTGTAGCGGAAGAATTTTCAGTTCCCGTTACTATTGTCTTTAATAAAATAGATTTATTGAAAGAAAAAGAACATAAAAAGTTAGACGAAATCATTGAAAGATATTCAAATTGCGGATATCCTTGCCTGAAAACCTCAGCCGCAAAAAATACCGGCATCGATGAAGTGAAAAAAATCATCAAAGGGAAAATTTGCCTGATTAGCGGATATTCCGGTGTTGGAAAATCAACTATTATAAATGCTATCTATCCCGAACTCAACATAAAAACGGCTGAAATTTCCAAACAAACCGGAAAGGGAAAACATACAACTACTTATGCTGAAATGCATCAAATGCCTTTTGGCGGATACCTGATAGACACTCCGGGTACTAAAGAATTTGCTTTGCCGGAAATTGATCCGCGAACTCTGAGTCATCATTTTCCCGAAATGGTGCCCTACCTGCAATATTGTAAATTTAACAATTGTAATCATGTTAACGAACCCGATTGCGCAGTAAAAGATGCCGTATCAGACGGGCAAATAGATTTCAACAGATATGAAAGCTACCTAAGCATGTTAAGCGAATTACAACTAAAAAACTTGTATTAA
- a CDS encoding D-tyrosyl-tRNA(Tyr) deacylase, translating into MRVILQRVQKAAVIINKQEKRKISNGLVVLLGIEEADGEEDIDWLCKKIVNMRIFEDTEEKMNLSLNDCNGDLLLVSQFTLHALTKKGNRPSFIKSAKPEISIPLYESFCKKIKPLVNGHFETGEFGAYMEVKLINDGPVTIFMDSKNKI; encoded by the coding sequence ATGCGCGTTATTCTTCAAAGAGTACAAAAAGCAGCTGTGATTATAAACAAACAGGAGAAAAGAAAAATCAGTAACGGACTTGTGGTCCTGCTGGGAATAGAAGAAGCTGACGGGGAAGAAGATATAGACTGGCTGTGTAAAAAGATAGTGAACATGAGAATTTTTGAAGATACTGAAGAAAAAATGAATCTTTCATTAAATGATTGCAATGGCGATTTATTGTTAGTGAGTCAATTCACCCTTCACGCACTTACAAAAAAAGGGAACCGACCTTCTTTTATAAAATCGGCGAAACCGGAAATTTCCATCCCGCTCTACGAGTCTTTTTGTAAAAAAATAAAACCTTTGGTAAACGGACATTTTGAAACAGGAGAATTTGGTGCCTATATGGAAGTAAAATTAATTAACGATGGCCCGGTAACCATCTTTATGGATAGCAAAAATAAAATCTGA
- a CDS encoding pyrophosphatase, whose translation MELKQAQETVDNWIKKYGVRYFNELTNMAILSEEVGELARIIARKYGEQSFKKGEETESIDDELADVLFVVICLANQTGVDLSAALKKNLEKKTNRDQNRHSENPKLK comes from the coding sequence ATGGAATTAAAACAAGCACAGGAAACAGTTGACAACTGGATAAAAAAATATGGCGTTCGCTATTTTAATGAATTGACAAATATGGCTATTTTATCAGAAGAAGTAGGAGAGCTTGCCAGAATAATAGCCAGAAAATACGGAGAACAATCCTTTAAAAAAGGGGAAGAAACCGAAAGCATAGATGATGAATTGGCGGATGTTCTTTTTGTTGTAATCTGCCTGGCCAATCAAACAGGAGTTGACTTATCGGCAGCCTTAAAGAAAAATTTAGAGAAAAAAACAAACAGAGATCAAAACAGACATTCCGAAAATCCTAAACTCAAATAA
- a CDS encoding O-methyltransferase — MDYLNKNFQEYAENYSTDEDELLKKINRETHLKVPMPRMLSGHLQGIFLKMFSTALQPKCILEIGTYTGYSGICLAKGLSENGRLITIDINDELENMVRGYFKESGLERKIDYKLGNALDIIPELDIQPDLVFIDADKKNYLNYYKMIIDKLRPGGFILVDNVWWSGKVLNEKKDKDTTAIHEFNEFVHHDKRVENFLLPIRDGIMILRKLA, encoded by the coding sequence ATGGACTACTTAAATAAAAACTTTCAGGAATATGCAGAAAATTATTCCACGGATGAAGACGAACTTTTAAAGAAAATTAATCGGGAAACACATCTGAAAGTTCCTATGCCGAGAATGCTTTCCGGACATTTGCAGGGTATATTTTTAAAAATGTTCAGCACAGCATTACAACCCAAATGCATACTTGAGATTGGCACCTACACCGGATATTCAGGCATTTGCCTTGCCAAAGGACTTAGTGAAAATGGCCGGTTAATTACCATAGATATAAATGATGAGCTGGAAAATATGGTAAGAGGCTATTTCAAAGAATCCGGTCTTGAAAGAAAAATTGACTATAAGCTGGGAAATGCACTTGATATAATCCCGGAATTGGATATCCAACCGGATCTGGTTTTTATTGATGCAGACAAAAAAAACTATCTGAATTACTATAAAATGATTATTGATAAACTCAGACCGGGCGGCTTTATTTTAGTTGACAATGTTTGGTGGAGCGGGAAAGTGCTAAATGAGAAAAAAGATAAAGACACTACTGCCATACATGAATTTAATGAGTTTGTACATCACGATAAACGAGTTGAAAACTTTTTACTGCCAATCAGAGACGGTATCATGATTTTAAGAAAACTTGCTTAG
- a CDS encoding TolC family protein, producing MLKHLYTFTLSLLLILPAQFANAEDSAELWDLQMCIDYALENSVQLKQQEINLQLQEAVLSQTYADIFPSINADLNSSLNYGRNVDPTTYEFRTQTITLGSATLSSNLTLFNGFRKWNTIRQNRLNLSSAEADLAQSANDVALNISSAYLQILLSESQARLAQEQLEVISQQVEQTRRMVESGALADNALMEIQAQQARDELNSIVAENNLELAYLNLKILMQADPDKDIRIFRPELDVPDISEIEQRNPQAIYATALQLQPKIQSAAYKIQSAEKGIQVARSGRYPSLNFFAAFRTNYSDGREQFTDFVPTGGIDTLGFLSSDLTPVVRPEIDIISEKIPFGEQLDENFNYAIGLNLTVPIFNGWQVKTNIQRATLEHQSALLGDTQVRNQLRNDIQQAYVSARAAGLRYRSSEANLSAAQNAYRNAEQRFNLGMLNAVDFNTSRNNLQIAETELLNAKFEYIFQLKILDFYEGKPLELN from the coding sequence TTGCTAAAACACTTATATACTTTTACTTTAAGCTTGTTACTCATTTTACCGGCGCAATTTGCCAATGCTGAGGATAGTGCTGAGTTATGGGACTTGCAAATGTGTATTGACTATGCCCTGGAAAACAGTGTACAGCTGAAACAACAGGAAATCAATTTGCAGTTGCAGGAAGCTGTATTAAGCCAAACTTATGCCGATATATTTCCTTCAATAAATGCAGATTTAAATTCCAGTTTAAACTATGGGCGTAATGTAGATCCAACGACATATGAGTTTCGCACCCAAACTATCACGTTGGGCTCTGCGACTTTAAGTTCAAATTTAACCTTATTTAACGGCTTTAGAAAGTGGAATACCATTCGCCAAAACCGACTAAATCTTTCTTCTGCTGAAGCTGATTTGGCCCAATCTGCTAATGATGTTGCCCTGAATATTTCTTCTGCATATTTACAGATTCTGCTAAGTGAATCTCAGGCAAGACTTGCTCAGGAACAACTGGAGGTAATAAGTCAGCAGGTTGAACAAACCCGGAGAATGGTAGAAAGTGGAGCTCTGGCAGACAATGCTTTAATGGAAATTCAAGCTCAGCAGGCACGGGATGAATTAAACAGTATAGTAGCTGAAAATAATCTGGAGCTGGCCTATCTGAATTTGAAAATTTTAATGCAGGCTGATCCGGATAAAGACATCAGGATTTTTCGTCCGGAGCTGGATGTCCCGGACATAAGTGAGATTGAACAAAGAAACCCTCAGGCAATTTATGCAACAGCACTTCAGCTGCAACCTAAGATTCAAAGTGCTGCATATAAAATCCAAAGTGCAGAAAAAGGCATACAAGTTGCCCGCTCCGGTAGATACCCCTCTTTAAACTTTTTTGCTGCATTCAGAACAAACTACTCAGATGGAAGAGAGCAATTTACAGACTTTGTCCCTACCGGTGGTATTGATACGCTCGGATTTTTATCTTCAGACCTGACTCCAGTCGTAAGGCCGGAAATCGATATCATTTCCGAAAAAATACCTTTTGGCGAACAATTAGATGAAAATTTCAATTATGCCATAGGCCTCAATTTGACAGTGCCTATATTTAATGGCTGGCAAGTGAAAACAAATATACAAAGAGCAACTTTGGAACACCAATCAGCTCTTTTGGGCGATACACAGGTCAGAAATCAGTTGAGAAATGACATACAACAAGCCTATGTCTCTGCCAGAGCTGCAGGACTCAGATACCGCTCTTCGGAGGCAAACCTTTCAGCTGCTCAAAACGCTTATCGAAACGCAGAACAAAGATTTAACCTTGGGATGTTAAACGCTGTTGATTTTAATACCTCCCGAAACAATCTTCAAATAGCAGAAACAGAGCTCCTGAATGCAAAGTTTGAATATATTTTTCAATTGAAGATACTTGACTTTTATGAAGGAAAGCCTTTAGAATTAAATTAA